The DNA region ATGATTTTAATATACATCCAGCAGTTTTGTATTACGTTTATATCACAAAATTGGATAGTAAATAGAATGATTTAAAAGATTAGACAGATTGCACTTACAGTGATGTATGTGTTTTATATTAATAAAAAATTTATAGTTTTAAAATGAGAACTTAACATTGAAATAATAATATAGTATACAGGTACCTATTTGAATATAAGAGAAAACATTGGTAGAAATATCAGTGTTTTTTCTATATTTAATTTGCATTTAAAGGTAATAATGCATTAACTGTTGTTTGTATACTAAATTATTTTGATAGGGGAAGAAGTATGAAAAAGAAAAGATTGTTAACATTTATTTTCTCACTACTAATGGTATTTAACATAATTACTGTTTTTAGTGCTAATGTAGAAGCAACAACTAAAGGACAAGCTGTAGTGAAATATGCTGAACAGTTTATAGGTGTTAACTATGTTTGGGGAGGAGAAAGTCCTACGGGATTTGATTGCTCTGGATTTACAAAGTATGTATACGGTCACTTTGGTGTAACTTTACCTCACAAAGCATCCACTCAATACAAATACGGTAATTCGATTAGCAAAAGTAATTTAGAACCAGGTGATTTAGTATTCTTTGGAAAAACAGCTAGTGGTATTTATCATGTAGGTATATACATAGGTGGAGGTAAATTTATACATGCACCAAAATCAGGAGAAAAGTTAAAAATAACAGATCTTCGTTATATGCCAGATTATTATGGGGCAAAGAGATTAAATATTAAGTAGATAATTATGGAAAGCCTAGAGTGAGAGTTCAGACTGTTCTAGGCTTTATTTTTTTACATAAAAAAAGATGCGCCATAAAGGCGTATCTTTGAAAGAATTAGATAATGAAAAATTTAAAACCATTTAGATTATTCACAGATATTTATATTTTATTCATTGCATACTATTGAATAATCTCAGGAGTATCATCCTTAATAGTTTTAAACTCATAACCTTTTTGTTTATAGTATTTAATTATTTTTGGTAGTGCTTTGCAGGTATTCTTATTTGCATAGCCACAATGCATAAGCAACACGATTTGAGATAAGTTTTTACTCTCTTTTACAGCCCTCATGTATTGCCTATAAGGTGAAAGTTTTGGATTTATTCCATCTGATGTTTCAACGTTCCAATCATATATTTTAAAGTTATAGCTATGCAATTTACTTAAATAGTTAGAATTAAGATATTTTCTACTACCACAAGGAAATCTAATTATATTAGGTGAAATTCCTGTTACTCTATTTATTTCATTTCTACAATCTAGCATTTCCTTAATAAAATTATTTTCATTGGCATAAATATATTTAAGTTTATGTGTGTACGTGTGCAATCCTATACTATGACCTTCTGTATGAATTCTTCTAACGGTATTTTCTAATCCATTAATTTGATTACCAATTAGGAAAAAAGTAGCATGTACATTGTTTTCTTTTAATATATCCAATACTTTATCAGTTATAACATTGCTTGGTCCATCATCAAAAGTTAGATAAATCACTTTTTTACTTTGAATAATATTTTGTGCAGGAGCTGCTCTAGGCTTATAAAAACTGGAAAATCCTTTAAATAATATCAATATAACTAAAAATATACTTGTAGCATATAAAATAATTTTTTTACGTCGCAATTTATTGTCCTCCGCGTATATATTATGTTGTAATTACTTTCTTATTGTTTCAATTTTATAGATGTTTTATTACTGTTTAATCTTAACAATAAGAGAAGGTTATATTTTTATTATTTTTTTCAAATGATAAATTAATAAAATCTGATACAGGAAAATATATATCTAAAATATATGTTTAATATGAGTTGAAGCAACAATGTTGATTTTGTAGATGCTATGGAGCGTGAGAAAACTATATTATTAATTAAAATGCCAGAAGATTCCTTCAATAATGCTATAATAAAGAATGCATTAGTAACTTTCTTTACTTCAAAAATTGTTTTAGCTATAAAATTAAGAAATGCAAGGCATGAAAAACCTAAAAGATGCAATGTATTCTATGATGAACTTCCACAGGTACCTACATCTGGAATTATTATATGTAATGTACTTTCACAACTTAGGAAATTTCGCACAAAGATAATTATATCAGCATACTATATAGATCAACTTATACCTAAACTAAAAAATGAAATTAAAGCTAGTGGTGCAAGTTATATGTTGCTTTAGGAAGGAGACAGGAAAACCTTTGACGAGTTATCTAGTGAGCTTAAACCATATGAATCAGAAGATTTATTAAAATTAAGACAATATCACAGTTTAAATCTTATTCTATATGAAAAAGGATATGCAAGATTTATAACACATTCATCAAAACTTATAAAATAAATTATTTCCATAAAATGATAAATTTATAGAAATATTAGAAAATATAATTTGCTTTATAGAATAATCTGTGTTATACTTAATTTATAACTTAAATGAATCGTAATTAATTTAAACACGAATATGTTTCAATAAATGCATATAATATAGTATGTTGGTATGGAAATTTTATTTGGTTGGTTATTGCAACGAGTTTAAGAAAATAAAATTTTGGAGGTACTTATTATATGACAGGTACAGTTAAATGGTTTAATGCACAAAAAGGATTTGGATTTATTACAGGAGACGATGGAAAAGATGTTTTTGCACACTTTTCTCAAATAAGTTCAAATGGTTACAAATCACTTGATGAGGGTCAAAAGGTTTCTTATAATGAAGTAGAAGGACAAAAAGGACCACAAGCAGAAAATATTACTGTTCTTTAATTAGTAAATGTTTTTATATCTTGGATAGTTAACAGCCTAGAGTGGGAAACTTCTCTAGGCTGTATTTTTTATAAAGTGTCGACATATAAATACAAACGTTTTAAATATAGTATGATATTATGTAAATAATGTATTAATAATATATGAATGTTTATAGCATAATTAAGGAGACGTGAATGAAAAAAGTATTAATAATTATAATAGTATTTACTTTTATCATGGGAATGTTTATTTTATATTTGTATTTGATTTAGAGAGATTATAGGAGTATTTTTACATAAAGAATAGGTAGCTTTGGTAAGGCATCTTTAAGTGGGGCGATTATACAATACATATGTTTCTATGTTTATAAAATAATTAAATAATACATTGGATGAATTAAAAAATAAATCTTAGGAAAAAGGACACTAAACTGCAATAATAGCATTTATCTTATTGTTTTGCTTAAAATAGTATAGAACTGTATAAAGTTCTATAGAATATGCAATGTATAATATTGTTTACTAGAGCTTAAAATATATATTACAATAAATTATATTAATTAAAAGACATTTAATATATTTAAATATATAATTTTAATTACAACTTATATACCTTGTGAAAAGGAAGGTGCTAAAATGAAAAAATACTTCATACTTGTAGGTTCTCCTCCTGGTTGTGGTAAGACCTATATATCTATGGAATTGGCAAGGCTGCTAAATAATCCTGTATATTTGGATAAAGATTCAATAATACCATTATCTAAAATGGTTTTTAAAGCAGGAAAGGAACCTTATAATAGAAGTTCAGAATTCTTTGAGGAATATTTAAGAGATGCTGAATATGAGGCTATATTACAAGTTGCCTTTGAATGTTTACTTTTTAACCAACATGTAATACTAAATGCACCATTTTCAAAAGAATTCAGGAGTAGACAATATATCAATTCTTTAAAAGATAAACTTAAAACCTATGATGCAAATCTAATTCCTGTTTGGGTTGAATGTGATCCTGATATTTCTCATAAAAGAATGATAGAAAGAAATTCAGATAGGGATACATGGAAATTATCTAATTGGGATGAGTATGTAAGGAATGAAAATTTTTCATTGCCAAACCTAGATGAATTATATGTAGTACATAATTCAGACTCTGAAAGTTTTAAATTTGACCTAAAAGAATTATTAAAAATATTGTAATAATATAATAATCACTAAAAGTGATATAAAATAATTATCTAGATTTTGTACAAATGTAAAAGTAAATCTATTATTTTAAACGAAATTTTCAATACAAAAAAAGATGCACCATGTGGCACATCTTAGAAAGTAAGTGATAGAGTTTTAAAGTACATTTAAAATATAATATCTTAATTGTTATTCCTTTATATAATTCAGCAAATAACAATATTTCCTAAATAAATTCTTGAGAATATAATTGATGATTTTATTTGAGGCATATTCAAATGAATTTTTCATTTATAAATTTTCTATATTGCATTGCCTCTATAATATCAAGATGGTCTATTTGTGTGTTTTCACGCATATCTGCAATGGTTCTTGAGACCTTTAATATTCGGCTATAGGCTCTTGTACTCAATTGGAATTTATCAAAAATATTTTTAATAAATTTATTGGCTTCTGCAGTGAGTTCGCAATATTTTTTTATATGTCTTTCCTCCATTTGAGCATTGCAATATAGTTTATCTCTTTTTAATCTATGGATTTGTATTTCTCTAGCTTTAATAACTCTTTTTCGTATGTCCTCAGATGATTCTGATTTTTTTCCGTTATTTAGTTCTTCATAATTTAGTGTATTTACAAAAGAAAAAAGATCTATGCGATCAAGAAGGGGATTTGAAAGCTTACCAAGATATCTTTTTCTCTCATATGCTGTACACGTACACTCTTTATTTGAAGCATAATTGCCACAAGGGCAAGCGTGCGTTTAATAGATTTGACGTTTCCACGTTTCTTTGCATCAAATTTATATGATATATCTATTTTAGCATACTTATGTTTTAAATCATCTTCTAAAGTAGTAACTTTAACTTCATCAACAAGACTTAAGATTACATATCGTTTATCTTCAAAAGTTATATCTTCTTTATTTATAATTAATCTAAGGCTAGAAAGTAGTTCTTCAACTGAATCAAATTTTGCCTCAATAGAATTTTGTGATTGAAGATCCTTATCTATTTCCTTGATTAAGATTTCACTTTGATTTATTTCTTCAGCAATTTTATTTAGCTGAATTTCTAAATCTTTATTATTGATCAGCTTGCTTCTATATAGGTCTAATATGGATTGCTTTTCATTGTCCTTATTTTCTATGTTATACAGAAGTTGTTCTCTCTGTTTTATTATATTGGCTTTTTCAGATTTTTTTATTTCTAAATTGTCTTCTAATTGGTTTATAGCTTCACCAGGATGCTTTATAAAATTGACTACATCATCCCATACATAATTTTCAACCCATGCTGCAGGTAAATTCTTAGCACTACACTTTCCGTTAAAGGGGCCTTTATAGTTTTGTTTTCCGCAGCATACATAATATGCGCCATCTTTTCTATCTTTACGCTTTCTATAATTTACACCTGTAAAGGTGCATCCACAATTACTGCACTTAATTAAACTACGAAGCAAGTACTCTCTGGTAGAATTGCGCATAGATTCAATTTGATTTGACTTAAGAGTTTCTTGAGCTTTTTCCCATACTTCATTATCTACTATAGCTTGAACATGTCTTGTTATAATTTCTCTGTTTTCTTTTTTACTTCTTTTACCATATTCATGTATTCCCATATAAGTCTTATTTATTATTATACGTCTTACTGCATTAGGCCTCCATATTCCAGCTGTAGCTTCTTTTCTTTTACCTTTAGATAACTTTACCCTAGAATCCTTTATATAAGATGTAGGGGCCTTTAACAAGTTTAAATAATCACACACTTTTATAGTGCTATAGCCCTTGTTAGCTACTAATTCAAATATAAGTCTTATTACATCTGCTTCAGACATGTTTATATCCTCAATAATATTATTATTTATTTCTAGGTATTTATCATCATTTACAAAGTAACCATAAGGTACTATACCTCCAAGCCATTTTCCATCCCTTGCAGCTCTGTTTGCACCATGCCACATTCTTTCTAGTATTGTTTCTCTTTCTAAATCTGCTACACCAGCAAGCATTGTAATCATAAAACGGCCACTGGGATTAGAAGTATCAAAAGGCTCTGTCATAGACTTAATTTTAAGGCCATAAGATTCTAGTTCATAGATAGAGTTTAATGTTATCCTGGCAGATCTGCCAAGTCTATCTAACTTATATACAAGTAAAGTATCAAACTCTTTATTCTTGGCAGCTTCAATTAATTTTTTACCTTCGTCTCTTTCATTAAGGGGAATAGTACCACTTATTCCTTCTTCTTTATAAATTTTAAATATATCAAGTTCATGTAGATCACAATATTTTTTTGCAAAGGTTACCTGGTTCTCAATTGTAGATCGCTCTTTTTGATCTTCAGTCGAGACTCTTCCGTATACTGCTACCTTCATTATAAAACCTCCTTATGTAATGTCATTTTCAAAAGTTTAATCAGAATATATTTGAATTGTGAACATAAAAAACACCGTAAAATTCATTTGAATAATACGGCGACTAATAAAATAATTAAATATTTATATTTCCCGATGCAAAAAACGTTACTTTACCACTTATAAAAACTTCTTGTTTGCCTAAAGCTTGTGAAACCCACCCTTGAATTATACTTGGTCTATTAACAAATTTTCCTTGGTGAATATTTATTATTTCATCTATTTTTTTTAATTTATTTTTTACAAGATAGGCACATAGTGGTCCTGCTGCACTCCCTGTTGCTATATCTTCTGTTGTTCCATTATTATCCCACGTTCTACACTCAAGAGTTTCAGGATTAAATACATAAACAAACTTAGCTCCAAAATTAGATAAGAAATTTTCAAAGTTTTTGTCATTAATTTTGGTATCTGATAGCCTATCCTTTACTGGCACCAAAAGATATGGTAACCCAGTAGATATAACTTCAACAGGAAAGTTTTCATCAATATCATATTCTCTGATATTTAAAGTAGCTGCAATCTCACTATAAGCATTTTTTTCAATTTTTTGTATAAATTTTGGTGATCCCTGATTCATTGTTACATTATATATACCCTCTGATTTTTTAGATTTAATATTTACAGTTCTCCCTGATATATCAAATAATATTCGTGCAATATTTTCAGAAGAAAAAAATAAATTATGGATTACAGCACTAGCACCCAATATTGGATGACCAGCAAAAGTTAACTCTTCATCCACTGTAAATATCCTAACTGGGAAAGCTTCACTTTCATTTCTTTCAAAAATAAAAATAGTTTCAAATTGTCTAAATTCTTGAGTAATTTTCAATAGTATTTCATCATCTAGTGGTTGTTCTGGAAAAACAACTGTGAGACCATTTCCACTCATTGTTTTTGATGAAAAGACATCTACATGAAAAAACTTCATATACATTCCCCCATATATAACTATTTTCCATTTTAAGTACATTTTATTTCGCAAAATTCTATAATTCATTCTTAAACATATATAAATTATACCACAGTCATGTATACCCCATTATTAAAAATGAAATATATTAGATACTATTATATAGCCACCATATTATTCAATTTTCAAAGTACAATTTTATCTACCTAAGTAATTCGTCATTTATTCATGTTTTGAACAAAATTATTTTTTTAAGTATACTTTTATTATATAAAAGTATAACAAACATATGTTCTAATGAAAAATAAAAAATATATGTGGTCTGTATGTACCACATTTTTAAAATAAAATCTAAATTATTATTAGTTAAATTTTTATATTTATTATACTTCTATATTTATTTTTCCAATCATCATCATTATTGTTGCACTAATAATCGATATTACAGCAGTAATTAAAAATTTATATGGAATGAAATAACATGCTATAATTAGAATCAGAGTAATTAATATAGAATAATTTTTAAGTTTTTCTTTCGATTTTCACTTTTAATTCTTTTATTAATATTATCTACAGGAGAGAAGATACAAATAAATATAAATGAAATAACTAACAATATTATTATAATAGCATTATTTATCATTATATATTTACCACAAATAATTATCATAAAAAATTCAATGAGACTTATGAAAAAGCAGCCCCAGTAAGTTTTTGCATGGTATCCACCTGAAAATAGCCTAATAGGGCAAAAAAATATGAGGGCAACTATATAATATTTTTGTAAAGAAAATATCCAGAATACAATAAAATATGGAACGAGCTTTGTAATTTCATCAAAAGCACAGATTAGTCCGTATTCCATTTTCTTCAAATCTAAATCTGAAAATTCAGGATTAGATTCAGAAATTTTTGTTACGAAAGAATTTATAAGTTTACTCATTTATTTAACTCCTTCATTTTAAATTCAATCATAAATTTAGTTCTTTCGGGAGTGCTTTCTAAAAATATATTACCGTTGTTTTGTTTGATTAATTGCTTAATTATATATAATCCAAATCCATGGTCTTGTGATTTTTTGGTTTTTGTAGAAAATCCTCTATCAAAAATTTTATCTTGAATATCTTCAGGAATCATATCTCCATTATTGGATATTTCAATAAAAAATTTATTACTTTCACTGAAAGTTTCAATTGATATTTCTTTATTTTCAATGTTGGACTTAAGTTGGAATGCTTCAAATGCATTGTCTACAAGATTGCTAATAATACTTATTAAATCATTTTCATTAATTTCTATAGAACTAAATGGTTCATCAATTATTACATTAAAATTTATATTGTTTTTTACTGCATAACTATTTTTTATAGATAATAATGCACTTAAACAATCATTACCAGTATCTATGTATTTAAATGATGAATGAAGTGTACCTGAAATCCCGATTACATATTTTTTTATCTGTTCAACAGCATTTGGTTTATTTAATGAGCACAAACCCCATATAACATTAATATGATTTGCAAAATCATGTTTTTCTTGTCTAATTATACTAAGCATTTCTTCCATATTTTTAATCTGATGTTCTTGTATTTTATATCTAGCCTCTATATTTACAAATCGTCTATATTCTTTCAATTCATTTAATTGTAATAGCAAAAATATAAAATATACAATAAATATAACGAAATTAAACAGCTTAATATTTTTTATATTAAAAATACCAAAATTAATACTAAACACGAAAAGTCCAAAAATGCCCATTTGAATTATTAAGTTAGAAAAGAGTATGCCTTCTTTTTCAAATAATTTAAATTTAGTAAAATAGGTCCTGAATTTAAAAAATAACAATACAATAATTATTTGTAATATTTTAGAAGTTACTATAAAAATAACTGAGTATTTAGGATTTAAAAAAATTTGATTAAGATCTACATTAAATACAAGCATTTCAATGGTTTCAGTAAAATATTCAGTTATAGAAATTATTATAAGAAACAAAAAAAATACAACAGCTGAAATATATATTCTTGTTCTTGTAATATAAGCTAATAATAAAATACCAACTAGTGTAATAATTAGTGAGTGATAGATATTAATTATATGAAATGTACTCCAATAAGTTATGAATACAAATAATGTGCAAAATAAAATTGATTTTAATTTATTTTGTATTATAAATTTTTTTTTATTATATAATGTTTGAAAAATTCCTAAAAGAAGGAATGATTCAATACTATCTAGCACTATTTCTTTTATAACATCCATATATTCGCTCCTTTAATTCTAAGTTTTTCACAAAGGTATAGTTAAAAAATAATGTTTTAGATTATCTTATAAAACCTTTGTGAAAAACAATTAGGCTATTACTTTAGAAGTTCGTCAGGGCATTTTGGTTGATGCCCTGAGAGAGTTGATGTTGGTACTATAACTAATGTTCCTAAAAATAAAGCAGCAGTACCAATAGCTTTCATTGCTTTTACTGTTAGTAATTTTTTAATCGTTTTCATTTTAATAACCTCCCATGATATTTAATAGTATATTTACTACATTTTATTATATTCTACAATAATTTATTTTTTCCTTCATAATTTGTAAAAAAAATCAGATTTAATCCAAAAAATTTTTAGCTTAAATCTGATTCTCATGAGACTTATAATAATCAACAACTAGCTTGTCCAATTTCTGACTTACTTCCAGTATTTCTTCATATGTATACTTATCTGAATCTAACATTCTATTTAATTTATCTCTTAGTTTTTCTAATTTTTTACACATATATTTTATATCCTTAATATTTATTTGATTTTTCCTATTATATAATACAAAACTACTTATTTTTCCTATTATATAATACAAAACTACTTATTTTTACATTATATAATGCAAAAGTAAACTATTCAACTAAAAGGATATAATAATTTATTTTTACTTTAGTAACTTATTCATGTTTTAATGATTGTATTAAATTGCAGATAAAATCCAAATCATCATTGGTTAAATTCTCATAGTTGTTTAACCTGGATTTTATCATTTCGATAGTCTCATTTTTTAGTGATGGAAGTTCTTCTTTTTCTTGCTTTATAAAGAATGTAGAAATAGTACCTGTGAGTATACCTAAAAATCCTATACCTACAAGCATTAATATTGCAGCAATAATTCGGCCAGATGTAGTTGAAGGTGATATATCTCCATATCCAACGGTTGTTACAGTAACAAAACTCCACCAAAGGCTATCGGTAAAAGATCTACCTTCAGCTAAATACATACCAACAGCTCCGATTATTACAGTAGTAAAAGTAATCCAAACAGCATAATGAAAATTATTTGTTTTAAAAAAATCATCCATGTTCTTCTTAAATTTTTCTAATAACACAAAAACTCTTAGAAGTCTAAATACTTTAAATATTTTTGTAAGACGGGCTAGACGAGTAATTTTTAGTATACGTGCAACTTGAAATATACTATTAAATGGTATAATGGCTATTAAATCTATAATGTTATGTTTAAAGAATTCTTTCTTATTTTTGGATAATATAAGTCGAGTAAAATAATCTATTGCAAATACTATTGTTATTACGTTATCTGTAATATCCATTATTTCAGTTTCTTTTAGTGATAATGTATTCATATATTCTAAGATAATCATTATAATAATGATTATTGATAAAAGAGCCATAGAAAGTTCATATGATCTTTTTAACTTAGAATTTTTAATTAGGCTATTAAATGTATCTTTATAATACAATGTGTAATCACCTCAATAAATCCATAAATCTCAACTTTAAAGCTTGTACAGGAATGTCCTCAGCTTTTGAAATTTGCTCACAGGTAAATCCTTCATAAGCAAATAAAAGATCTTCAGGGATTGTCATAAAAACTGCAAATGTATTAGCTTCAATTTCTAATCTATCAATCGAGAAAAAGGTATTATTCCTCAAAAATGGAGTATTTGCATTAGGATGTATAGTAGCATGTCCAAGTTCATGAGCACAAGTGAAAAATTTTTTGAATTTATGATCTTTTAGATTAGAGTTTATATGTATCATTTTTTGTCTAACAAACTTATTATAATAACCATTGATCAAACCTAAAGGTTCTTCAAATATTAGAATATGCTCAGAAGCTGCTATTTCAAATGGGTCATTTGTTTTATGTTTTTTTATAAGACGTTCAACTTCTTCTTTTATTACTTTTCTCATTTACCCATTCCCCCATAAAATATTATTTTCTGTATTTTTTAGGAGTATATTTTTTAGCAGCTTCTTTAGCAATTCGCATTGAGTTTTCAATGCTTATTCTTAGCATCTCTCTAGTAGTCTCATCCATTGGTTCACCATCAAACATGAGACCATCTTGGGAGCTTTCTAACTGTTCTAATGTTTTACTAAGAGCTTTTTGTATATCTTTTTCATCTTTTTTAGTTAATTTAGATTCAGAATTTTTAATGTTTGGGTTATCTGTATTACCTAATAGATAATCTACTGAAACATTAAAATATTTTGCTAATTGATTTATGAAATCAACATTTGGTACTCTTAAGTTATTTTCATATCTAGAAAGAGTCGATTTAGTTGTATTTAAAGCTTTTGCTAAGTCTTCTAATGTTATATCTTTTTCAGTTCTAATTTCTTTCATTCTTTCTTGGAAAGTTGCCATAATAACACCTCTTTAAAGCTATAATATCATTTAGTTGCCAATAATCTCAATTAAGTTGCCAAAAATAGAATATTTTTATTAAATATCATTGACAAGTTGCCGAATAGATAATATAATAAAGTTACCAAATGGATAACAAAGAAAAGGAGATGAGAATGTTGATAAAAAAACAGGCTAACTTTAAGCTAAAAGGATTAAGAGCATCATGTAATTTAAAGCAGTCTGATATAGCTAAAGAACTAGGGATATCAGAATCAACATATAATAGAAAAGAAAATGGATATGCTGATTTTTCTGAGACCGAAATGTGGCAAATTAGCAAAATTTTAAATAAAGAACCTGAGTCCATTTTCTTTAGTAATATTTTTTTTGATAATAAAGTTGCCAAATAGATAACAAAAAAATCCTATGTATCTATGTTAACAACAAAAGGGGGTGAAATAAATGTCAAAAAAAGCCACGAAAGCTGCAGATAACATCTATTATAAAGCACGAATGGAAGCAGCTGCCACCAATGACAAATTAAACAGTAGAGAAGGAGCTGCTGAATTGCTTGGAATTGATAGAACTCGGTTAGCTCACATAGAGCTTGATAGTGTATGTGCTTATCCGGAAGAAATTCTAATGATGTCAGAGATATACAATACACCTGAAATTGAAAACTACTACTGCTGTGAACAATGTCCTATAGGGAAACATAATGTTCCTCGTTTGGAGGTTGTTGAGATAGATAGGCTTACTATCGGAATATTGTCTTCGCTTAAAGATGTAACATCCATTAAGGAGTCACTTATAGAGATTGTAGCTGATGGAGTTATTACAGAAGATGAGAAACCTCAGCTTGAATATGTACTTGATTCACTTGAAAGAATTTCAATAGAAGCACAAAAATTAAAGCTTTGGGCACAAAAGAATCTAAAATTAATAATTTAAATTTAAGCAATGGAGGTATAAATGAATGGGCAAATTGGTAAGAGTTGAAACAGAACATGTAAAGGTTGGAAGATTTGAAGCTTTTGTAACTAAGAAATTTTATGACGGTCCAGAGGAAAGAGAAGCACAAGTTAGAGCTTTGAAACGTATTAAATCTTTAATTGGAAGAGAGCCTCAGGAAGGTGCTAAAGATGTTTGATACTAAAAACATAAAA from Clostridium pasteurianum BC1 includes:
- a CDS encoding ImmA/IrrE family metallo-endopeptidase, producing the protein MRKVIKEEVERLIKKHKTNDPFEIAASEHILIFEEPLGLINGYYNKFVRQKMIHINSNLKDHKFKKFFTCAHELGHATIHPNANTPFLRNNTFFSIDRLEIEANTFAVFMTIPEDLLFAYEGFTCEQISKAEDIPVQALKLRFMDLLR
- a CDS encoding helix-turn-helix domain-containing protein codes for the protein MATFQERMKEIRTEKDITLEDLAKALNTTKSTLSRYENNLRVPNVDFINQLAKYFNVSVDYLLGNTDNPNIKNSESKLTKKDEKDIQKALSKTLEQLESSQDGLMFDGEPMDETTREMLRISIENSMRIAKEAAKKYTPKKYRK
- a CDS encoding helix-turn-helix transcriptional regulator, encoding MDNKEKEMRMLIKKQANFKLKGLRASCNLKQSDIAKELGISESTYNRKENGYADFSETEMWQISKILNKEPESIFFSNIFFDNKVAK